A window of Chitinophagales bacterium contains these coding sequences:
- a CDS encoding glycosyltransferase family 2 protein produces MSQKIIILIPVYNDWKALGALLKTLETDLSQDAETEYRILVVNDGSIEPAPEFPLGPITFSRLDLHTNVGHQKAIATGLSFIHHYISSDGVIVLDGDGEDLPSDIPRLIQGSLDNTQIVFASRAGRQVGPGFSLFYFLYKILFRLLTGRSISFGHFLYLPRPMVDRLVYSPEIVNHLPAAIMKSNLPYSSVPVQRGKRLAGQSKMSFGDLLLHGLGAISVFVEKVAVRLLVFSLVMIGLTLLGIGIILGIRWFTDLAIPGWASTIMSSLVIVLLQSFLLSLFTLFLFLSSGSQRKFIPALHYTDLTGEINS; encoded by the coding sequence ATGTCTCAAAAAATTATCATACTCATACCGGTATATAATGATTGGAAGGCCCTGGGTGCCCTTTTAAAAACCCTGGAAACGGATCTTTCCCAGGATGCTGAGACGGAATATCGTATTCTGGTGGTCAATGACGGATCCATCGAACCCGCACCTGAATTCCCTTTGGGACCTATCACCTTTTCAAGACTTGATCTCCACACCAATGTGGGTCATCAAAAAGCCATAGCAACGGGGCTTTCCTTTATCCATCACTATATTTCCAGCGATGGTGTTATTGTATTGGATGGGGATGGTGAGGACCTTCCATCCGATATTCCCCGCCTGATTCAGGGGTCATTGGATAACACGCAAATTGTTTTTGCTTCCAGAGCCGGGAGACAGGTTGGTCCTGGGTTCTCCCTGTTTTATTTTTTATATAAAATCCTCTTCCGGCTTTTAACCGGAAGATCCATCTCCTTTGGTCATTTTCTCTATCTGCCCCGTCCCATGGTTGACCGGTTGGTTTATTCTCCGGAGATCGTTAACCACCTGCCGGCAGCGATCATGAAATCAAACCTGCCTTACAGTTCTGTTCCGGTACAACGGGGTAAACGTTTGGCGGGTCAGTCGAAAATGAGTTTTGGTGACCTGCTATTGCATGGACTTGGTGCCATTTCTGTTTTTGTAGAAAAAGTGGCTGTTCGATTATTGGTATTCTCTTTGGTGATGATTGGCCTTACACTCTTGGGAATCGGTATCATTCTGGGTATCCGCTGGTTCACCGACCTGGCCATTCCCGGTTGGGCCTCCACCATCATGTCCTCACTGGTCATTGTGTTGCTGCAAAGTTTTCTTCTCTCCTTGTTTACGCTGTTCCTGTTTCTCTCTTCGGGTTCACAACGGAAATTCATACCCGCTTTGCACTATACCGACCTCACCGGTGAAATAAATTCCTGA
- a CDS encoding class I SAM-dependent methyltransferase: MRPNKRDHPGLKDILPKNISKIIHHPFMNITRHSYCPVCHQWPAEIWSEARDFEYFSSENEYVYFNCPGCGTIFTDPLPADQLNVIYPSNYYSYVPGSKGWVFMIKEWLDLRLFRKILKKIKGDSINILDAGGGTGWIMDVLKKTDKRIKLTQVVDIDEKAGDVAIEKGHAYFEGRIEDFESENRFDLILMLNLIEHVADPEELLRKVLTLLTPDGIVLLKTPQTRSLDARLFRNSYWGGLHCPRHWTIFSEESIRIVVERVGFKVDKLRYTQGGPFWAFSLIILLARKNWLNTSKARPVIFHPLFPILSAFFAAFDFLRSPFSRTSQIFISIKSK, from the coding sequence TTGCGACCAAACAAAAGAGATCATCCAGGCCTCAAAGACATCCTACCTAAAAACATTTCGAAAATTATTCACCACCCATTCATGAATATTACCAGACACTCATATTGTCCGGTTTGCCATCAATGGCCTGCAGAAATCTGGTCTGAAGCCAGGGACTTTGAATACTTCTCCTCCGAAAACGAATATGTCTATTTTAATTGCCCGGGGTGCGGCACAATATTTACAGACCCTCTTCCCGCTGACCAATTGAATGTAATCTATCCTTCCAACTACTACTCGTATGTCCCTGGAAGTAAAGGTTGGGTGTTTATGATAAAAGAATGGCTTGACCTACGATTGTTCAGAAAAATCCTGAAGAAAATAAAAGGGGATAGTATAAATATTCTTGATGCCGGAGGTGGTACGGGATGGATAATGGATGTACTAAAAAAGACCGACAAGCGGATCAAACTTACGCAGGTCGTGGATATTGATGAGAAAGCAGGTGACGTAGCAATAGAAAAAGGGCACGCCTATTTTGAAGGGCGAATCGAGGATTTTGAAAGTGAAAATAGATTCGACCTGATTTTGATGTTGAATCTCATTGAGCATGTAGCTGATCCGGAGGAATTGCTTAGAAAAGTATTAACACTCTTAACCCCAGACGGAATAGTCCTTCTAAAAACACCCCAAACACGCTCTCTGGATGCCAGGCTGTTTCGTAATTCCTATTGGGGAGGTCTGCATTGCCCTCGTCATTGGACCATTTTTTCCGAAGAAAGTATCCGGATTGTCGTTGAGAGAGTTGGATTTAAGGTCGACAAGCTTCGGTATACGCAAGGCGGGCCTTTTTGGGCTTTTAGCCTGATCATATTATTAGCCAGAAAGAACTGGCTAAACACCTCAAAGGCAAGACCAGTTATCTTTCATCCGCTTTTCCCGATACTGAGCGCTTTTTTCGCGGCATTCGATTTTTTAAGGAGCCCGTTTAGCCGGACATCCCAGATTTTTATATCGATAAAAAGTAAATGA
- a CDS encoding fatty acid desaturase, translated as MPPVNNLEGLDFITVKNSDGVSYAEFRKKINTDYLLTWWQIILGMVFLVLLFISPFILPSRFSSWIWAGVLPVSVLAGFTIAYLQLFVHEASHYHLLPDRKSNDRMANLLLCSWVGIDIEVYRKIHWKHHLGLSTPMDTENSYFQPLTPKFLLESFTGIHLFRILRGRNHSQLLTKAQRLRSWRMLVIGLFLNLTILLSFVLYDQWPLVVAWILSMLIFFPFFAGIRQLLEHRDESAGSDPAYYQTQRPKISRLFTESRASSLLGAAGFNRHLIHHWDPDLPFTALKRAEKFLSDCDQTKEIIQASKTSYLKTFRKLFTTHS; from the coding sequence ATGCCGCCTGTTAATAATCTCGAAGGATTGGATTTTATCACGGTTAAAAATAGTGACGGGGTTTCGTATGCGGAGTTTCGAAAAAAAATAAATACGGATTATCTGCTCACCTGGTGGCAGATCATCCTGGGCATGGTTTTTCTGGTTCTGCTATTTATCAGCCCTTTTATATTGCCATCTCGTTTTTCTTCCTGGATTTGGGCGGGTGTCCTTCCAGTCTCCGTGTTGGCAGGTTTTACAATCGCCTACCTTCAATTATTTGTTCATGAAGCGAGTCACTACCATCTTTTACCCGATCGAAAATCAAATGATCGAATGGCCAACCTCCTGCTCTGTTCATGGGTGGGTATCGATATTGAGGTCTATAGAAAAATTCATTGGAAGCATCATCTGGGCCTATCAACACCAATGGATACTGAGAACTCCTATTTTCAACCCCTTACCCCAAAATTTCTTCTGGAAAGTTTCACAGGTATCCATCTTTTCAGAATCCTCAGGGGAAGAAATCATTCCCAGTTACTGACAAAAGCCCAGCGGCTCAGATCATGGAGAATGTTGGTCATAGGTCTCTTTCTCAACCTGACGATCTTGCTTTCATTTGTTTTATATGACCAATGGCCGCTTGTAGTGGCATGGATACTTTCCATGTTAATTTTCTTCCCTTTTTTTGCTGGTATACGACAGTTACTGGAACATCGGGATGAATCAGCCGGTTCCGACCCGGCTTATTACCAAACCCAACGGCCAAAAATCAGCCGGCTTTTCACTGAAAGTCGGGCTTCAAGTTTATTAGGGGCCGCCGGATTCAACCGTCACCTGATTCATCACTGGGACCCCGACCTTCCATTTACCGCCTTAAAGAGAGCAGAAAAATTTCTTTCCGATTGCGACCAAACAAAAGAGATCATCCAGGCCTCAAAGACATCCTACCTAAAAACATTTCGAAAATTATTCACCACCCATTCATGA
- a CDS encoding acyltransferase, whose protein sequence is MTNPTQPVIRQHYPALDGLRGIAILLVILYHNFNFIEYFNYGWLGVDLFFVLSGFLITDILLHTVHGENYFKNFYARRVLRIFPLYYLSLILFILILPAIPGFPLNMQYYQEHQFWFWTYLQNWTLVFSQDGDTIALGHFWSLAVEEQYYLLWPFVILMIRDPKKVLILAILLLIGIIVSRYLIWINRDSIPPYERLFLFTRVDGILVGAMLASLLVINRSILRKYFTFFLIILTLANYIFYFLKQNQDPDFPSWAIAGFTTFSFLFGLLTYEAIENNWSMLTRFLSNPVLRTLGKYSYGYYIFHWPIFLLTKPYIDTLGLQLFPTNPFIVQFFSATLGSLSGFIVSVVSYHLFEQHFLKLKKIFS, encoded by the coding sequence ATGACAAACCCTACGCAACCAGTCATACGCCAACATTATCCCGCCCTGGATGGGTTGCGAGGCATTGCCATCCTGCTGGTTATCCTTTACCATAATTTCAATTTCATTGAGTATTTCAACTATGGGTGGCTGGGCGTTGATCTTTTCTTTGTCCTCTCGGGTTTCCTGATCACCGATATACTTTTACATACAGTACATGGGGAAAATTATTTCAAGAACTTTTATGCCCGCAGGGTTCTTCGGATATTCCCCCTTTACTACCTCTCCCTGATCCTGTTTATCCTGATCCTCCCAGCCATTCCCGGATTTCCGCTAAATATGCAATATTATCAGGAACACCAGTTCTGGTTCTGGACCTATTTGCAAAACTGGACCCTTGTCTTTTCCCAGGATGGGGATACCATCGCCCTTGGTCATTTCTGGAGCCTGGCAGTGGAAGAGCAATATTATTTGTTGTGGCCCTTTGTGATATTAATGATCAGAGACCCTAAGAAAGTGCTAATCCTGGCTATTCTGTTGCTTATAGGCATCATCGTCTCAAGGTACCTGATCTGGATAAATCGGGATTCGATTCCTCCCTATGAACGGTTATTTTTATTTACCCGGGTGGATGGAATCCTTGTTGGAGCTATGCTGGCCTCCTTACTTGTAATCAATCGATCAATCCTCCGGAAGTATTTTACTTTTTTTCTTATCATTTTAACCCTGGCCAATTATATTTTCTACTTCCTTAAACAAAACCAGGATCCTGACTTCCCATCGTGGGCTATCGCCGGGTTTACGACTTTCTCCTTCCTTTTTGGCTTATTAACGTATGAGGCAATAGAAAACAACTGGTCAATGCTGACCAGATTTCTCAGTAACCCGGTGCTTCGGACTCTGGGAAAATACTCGTATGGATATTATATATTTCATTGGCCCATCTTTCTATTAACAAAACCCTATATCGACACGCTGGGTCTTCAACTTTTTCCCACCAACCCGTTCATCGTTCAATTTTTTTCGGCTACATTGGGTTCCCTGAGTGGTTTTATCGTAAGTGTGGTCAGCTACCATCTATTTGAACAACATTTTCTGAAATTAAAGAAAATCTTCTCTTAA
- a CDS encoding acyltransferase, with product MNNQPFFPIQPETSTERNHYPGLDGLRGIAIILVLLAHHFGNYLLPSWGWIGVDLFFVLSGFLITDILLRSDTQFSTIRNFFARRALRILPLYYLSLILLFHLLPYLGFSLPGLSYNKEQEGLFWLYLQNFFFATHIPTGNEIIMTHFWSLAVEEQFYLVWPLILLVLRKNGNILNGLLLSVLVINLTRTGLMIRYGNLINPYSFEFTRMDGILIGSILAFRRSYPGHWKKASVLSWVTGITISLLVIVVFFRFADHPVNMLAAGGYTFIALFFGWIVNWNLDNKSVLVQSRVPRFFGKYSYGIYIFHWPLYFSLHPYTESWFWPIFHHRLPESLLLIGVEIGAAVFIFHVFEKHFLRLKRYF from the coding sequence TTGAATAACCAACCTTTCTTTCCTATTCAACCTGAAACTTCCACAGAAAGAAACCACTACCCGGGTCTTGACGGACTCCGCGGTATCGCAATAATACTTGTTTTACTAGCTCATCATTTTGGAAATTACCTGCTACCCTCGTGGGGTTGGATCGGAGTAGACCTGTTTTTTGTGCTTTCGGGGTTCCTTATCACGGATATTCTATTACGGTCCGATACGCAATTTTCTACTATTCGAAACTTTTTTGCCCGCAGGGCGCTTCGTATACTTCCCCTCTATTACCTGAGTTTAATCCTTTTATTTCATCTGCTCCCGTACCTGGGATTTTCTCTTCCGGGGCTTTCTTATAATAAAGAACAGGAAGGATTGTTTTGGCTTTATCTCCAGAATTTTTTCTTTGCCACACACATTCCAACAGGAAACGAGATTATAATGACCCATTTCTGGTCATTAGCCGTAGAAGAACAATTCTACCTGGTTTGGCCATTGATTCTATTGGTGCTGCGAAAAAACGGTAATATCCTAAACGGGCTGCTTCTTTCTGTTCTGGTAATAAATCTTACCAGGACCGGGTTGATGATCCGGTATGGGAATCTGATCAACCCTTATAGTTTTGAATTCACCCGAATGGACGGAATTTTGATCGGTTCCATTCTCGCTTTTCGAAGAAGCTATCCGGGTCATTGGAAAAAAGCATCCGTTCTGTCATGGGTAACGGGCATAACGATTTCCTTGTTGGTTATTGTTGTTTTTTTTCGTTTTGCAGATCACCCGGTTAATATGCTGGCAGCAGGAGGGTATACCTTTATCGCCCTTTTTTTTGGTTGGATAGTAAATTGGAATCTTGATAATAAATCTGTTTTGGTCCAATCCAGGGTGCCCCGGTTTTTTGGAAAATATTCTTACGGAATCTATATCTTTCACTGGCCGCTCTATTTTTCATTACACCCTTATACAGAATCGTGGTTCTGGCCAATTTTTCATCACCGTCTCCCTGAATCTCTACTATTGATTGGGGTAGAAATTGGAGCAGCCGTTTTTATATTTCATGTTTTTGAAAAACATTTTCTCCGGTTGAAAAGGTACTTTTGA
- a CDS encoding riboflavin synthase, giving the protein MFTGIIEKQGIIKQVIEKGGNRSFWIESPLSPKLKVDQSVSHDGVCLTVEEVKSGKHRVTAIAETLSKTTLGSWEKGKKVNLERCLKMNGRLDGHFVQGHVDGRGTCILREEKDGSWLYRFQFDPAFAPLIIEKGSITVSGISLTAFHVTRNSFEVAIIPFTFKHTNISEVMAESLVNLEFDVIGKYLLRKSDLSAIE; this is encoded by the coding sequence ATGTTCACCGGCATCATTGAAAAACAAGGCATTATCAAACAAGTCATAGAAAAAGGGGGAAACCGGAGTTTTTGGATCGAATCTCCCCTTTCTCCCAAATTAAAGGTGGACCAGAGCGTAAGTCACGACGGCGTATGCCTGACAGTGGAAGAGGTAAAATCCGGCAAGCATCGGGTAACTGCCATTGCCGAAACACTTTCTAAAACCACCCTGGGTTCCTGGGAAAAAGGCAAAAAGGTCAACCTGGAGCGCTGCCTGAAAATGAATGGCCGGCTTGACGGGCATTTTGTACAGGGACATGTGGATGGCCGGGGAACCTGCATCCTCCGGGAAGAAAAAGACGGAAGTTGGCTTTATCGCTTCCAATTTGATCCGGCCTTTGCCCCCCTGATCATCGAAAAAGGATCCATCACCGTGAGCGGGATCAGTCTTACTGCCTTTCACGTAACACGTAATAGTTTTGAAGTAGCAATAATTCCTTTTACTTTCAAGCATACCAATATAAGTGAAGTGATGGCAGAGAGCCTTGTCAATCTCGAATTTGATGTGATAGGAAAATACCTTCTCCGAAAATCCGATCTTTCCGCTATTGAATAA
- a CDS encoding 30S ribosomal protein S21, which yields MLIIDSKDCENIDKALKKYKKKFEKSKVLLQLRERQSFTKPSVRRRGQILKATYKQQIASGKIEI from the coding sequence ATGCTGATCATCGATTCAAAAGATTGCGAAAACATCGACAAGGCCCTCAAAAAGTACAAGAAGAAATTTGAGAAGTCAAAAGTGTTGCTCCAATTGCGCGAGCGCCAGTCGTTTACTAAGCCGTCCGTTCGTCGCCGGGGACAGATCCTGAAAGCGACCTACAAGCAACAGATCGCCAGCGGAAAGATCGAGATTTAA
- a CDS encoding tyrosine-type recombinase/integrase, which produces MQVPDHPDIRSFLDHLRFEKRYSVHTLRSYSDDLASFFSYLQDQYGPTTATEITHGHIRSWLAGLKESGISARSIGRKISTLRSFFRYLLKTGRVEASPVDKVITPKSGKRLPVFIKEEDTKELLHSLANTESWKGMNARMLITFFYATGMRLSELINLKEKHLDFAGKRIKVLGKGNKERLIPVSSELLALAKEYVEAKNREIGKAEDAFLVTEKGKKLYPKYAYLLVNNWLKEVKTLDKKSPHVLRHTFATHLLNQGADLNAVKELLGHSSLAATQVYTHNTIEKLKEVHKKSHPRS; this is translated from the coding sequence ATGCAGGTGCCAGACCATCCCGATATCCGGTCATTTCTCGACCATCTCCGCTTTGAAAAACGGTATTCGGTGCATACCCTGCGTTCCTATTCAGATGATCTCGCTTCTTTTTTTTCCTATTTACAAGATCAATATGGGCCGACCACGGCTACGGAGATCACCCATGGTCATATCAGGAGCTGGCTGGCCGGGTTGAAGGAATCCGGGATATCGGCCAGGTCGATCGGGAGAAAGATATCCACACTCCGGTCCTTTTTCAGGTATTTACTCAAGACGGGAAGGGTGGAAGCCTCTCCGGTAGACAAGGTGATTACGCCCAAGTCGGGCAAGCGTTTACCCGTATTCATCAAGGAGGAGGATACGAAGGAGTTGTTGCATTCTTTGGCGAATACAGAGTCGTGGAAGGGCATGAATGCCCGCATGCTGATCACGTTTTTTTATGCCACGGGTATGCGACTCAGTGAGTTGATCAATTTGAAGGAGAAGCATCTCGACTTTGCCGGAAAAAGGATCAAGGTACTGGGTAAGGGGAATAAGGAAAGATTGATTCCCGTATCATCCGAATTACTGGCCTTGGCGAAAGAGTATGTGGAGGCAAAGAACCGGGAGATTGGAAAGGCGGAAGATGCATTTTTGGTGACCGAGAAAGGAAAAAAGCTTTATCCAAAATATGCTTACTTACTGGTAAACAATTGGTTAAAGGAGGTAAAGACCCTGGATAAAAAGAGCCCGCACGTATTACGGCATACCTTTGCCACCCATTTGCTCAACCAGGGCGCCGATCTCAATGCCGTGAAAGAGTTGCTTGGGCACAGCAGTCTGGCAGCGACCCAGGTATATACGCACAACACCATTGAGAAACTCAAGGAAGTGCATAAGAAATCGCATCCCCGGTCTTGA
- a CDS encoding ribosome-associated translation inhibitor RaiA gives MNVNIQTVHFDADLKLVNYVREKLAKLNTFHDRIIKVDVFLKLDNVVHNIKDKIAEIRVHVPRNQFFVKSSSKSFEGSFDDAMDSLITQIKRKKEKKAA, from the coding sequence ATGAACGTAAACATTCAAACTGTTCATTTTGATGCGGATCTGAAGCTTGTTAACTATGTCAGGGAGAAACTCGCGAAACTGAACACGTTTCACGACCGTATCATAAAAGTTGATGTTTTTTTGAAACTCGACAATGTGGTCCATAACATTAAAGACAAAATCGCAGAGATCAGAGTACACGTACCCCGAAATCAGTTTTTTGTCAAGTCATCCAGTAAATCGTTTGAAGGGTCTTTTGATGACGCGATGGATTCGTTGATCACCCAGATCAAACGCAAAAAAGAAAAGAAAGCAGCTTAA
- the tuf gene encoding elongation factor Tu, with the protein MSKETFKRDKPHLNVGTIGHIDHGKTTLTAAITSILAKKGFAQAKKYDEIDAAPEEKERGITINTAHVEYQTDNRHYAHVDCPGHADYVKNMITGAAQMDGAILVVAATDGPMPQTKEHILLARQVGVPRMVVFMNKVDLVDDPELLELVEMEIRELLSFYGFDGDNTPIIKGSATGALAGEDKWIGAIDELMKAVDDYIPLPPRPIDQPFLMSVEDVFSITGRGTVATGRIERGKVKTGEPVEIVGLIEKPLTSTVTGVEMFRKILDEGEAGDNAGLLLRGIEKKDIRRGMVICKPGTITPHTEFKAEVYVLSKEEGGRHTPFFNKYRPQFYFRTTDVTGECELPAGTEMVMPGDNTALTVKLIAPIAMEKGLKFAIREGGRTVGAGQVTEILK; encoded by the coding sequence ATGTCAAAAGAGACCTTTAAGAGGGACAAACCCCACCTGAACGTTGGTACCATTGGTCACATTGACCACGGGAAAACCACCTTGACTGCTGCTATTACATCCATTCTGGCCAAGAAGGGATTTGCACAGGCAAAGAAATATGATGAGATCGATGCTGCTCCTGAAGAAAAAGAGCGTGGTATCACCATCAATACCGCTCACGTAGAGTATCAAACGGACAACCGTCACTACGCTCACGTGGATTGCCCCGGTCACGCTGACTACGTTAAGAATATGATTACCGGTGCCGCCCAGATGGACGGTGCGATCCTGGTGGTGGCCGCTACAGACGGTCCGATGCCCCAGACAAAAGAGCACATCCTGCTGGCCCGCCAGGTAGGTGTTCCCCGTATGGTCGTTTTCATGAACAAAGTTGACCTGGTGGATGACCCCGAACTGCTGGAACTGGTTGAAATGGAGATCCGTGAGTTGTTATCCTTCTATGGTTTTGACGGAGACAATACCCCCATCATCAAAGGTTCCGCTACAGGTGCCCTTGCAGGTGAAGATAAATGGATCGGTGCTATCGACGAACTGATGAAAGCGGTGGATGACTATATTCCCCTGCCTCCCCGTCCGATCGATCAACCCTTCCTGATGTCTGTGGAAGACGTATTCTCGATCACTGGTCGTGGTACTGTTGCCACCGGCCGTATCGAAAGAGGTAAAGTGAAAACCGGTGAACCTGTTGAGATCGTGGGTCTGATCGAAAAGCCCCTGACCTCTACTGTAACCGGTGTGGAAATGTTCCGTAAGATCCTCGACGAAGGTGAAGCTGGTGACAACGCCGGTCTGCTCCTCCGTGGTATTGAAAAGAAAGATATCCGTCGTGGTATGGTTATCTGCAAACCCGGAACCATCACCCCGCACACCGAATTCAAAGCTGAAGTTTATGTACTCAGCAAAGAAGAAGGTGGACGTCACACACCATTCTTTAACAAATACCGTCCTCAGTTCTATTTCCGTACAACCGACGTAACCGGAGAGTGCGAGCTTCCTGCTGGAACTGAAATGGTTATGCCTGGTGATAACACCGCCCTGACCGTAAAACTCATCGCCCCTATCGCGATGGAAAAAGGTCTGAAGTTCGCCATCCGCGAAGGTGGTCGTACCGTAGGTGCCGGTCAAGTGACTGAGATCCTGAAATAA
- the secE gene encoding preprotein translocase subunit SecE — protein sequence MNKITTYFRESYRELLEKVTWPTWAQLQQSTMIVLVATLLFTAMIGVMDLGINKLLQLIYNMMN from the coding sequence ATGAACAAGATCACCACATACTTCCGTGAAAGCTACCGTGAACTGCTGGAAAAAGTGACCTGGCCAACCTGGGCACAATTACAGCAGTCCACCATGATCGTACTGGTAGCTACCCTGTTGTTCACCGCCATGATCGGTGTGATGGACCTGGGTATCAACAAACTATTGCAACTCATCTATAACATGATGAACTAA
- the nusG gene encoding transcription termination/antitermination factor NusG yields the protein METNTVQTEKESKWYVLRVVSGKEKKVKEYLDKEIARSGWSDIVKQVFLPVEKVYKVQNGKKVMRERNYYPGYVMIEIVDGKFGDDLRDTIKNTTNVIHFLGKENPIALRKAEVNKMLGKMDEMAEAGGVSMSEPFIIGETIKIIEGPFNDFNGVIEEVHDDKKKLKVTVKIFGRSTPVELNYMQVEKLS from the coding sequence ATGGAAACAAACACTGTACAAACCGAAAAGGAATCCAAGTGGTATGTTCTCCGGGTGGTTAGCGGAAAGGAGAAGAAAGTAAAGGAGTACCTCGACAAGGAGATCGCGCGGAGTGGATGGAGTGATATCGTTAAGCAGGTATTTCTCCCCGTGGAAAAGGTATATAAAGTACAAAACGGGAAGAAAGTAATGCGCGAGCGGAACTACTACCCCGGTTATGTGATGATCGAGATCGTAGATGGTAAATTTGGCGATGACCTCCGTGATACCATCAAGAATACCACCAATGTCATCCATTTCCTGGGCAAGGAAAACCCCATTGCCCTCCGGAAAGCAGAGGTGAATAAAATGCTCGGCAAAATGGACGAAATGGCCGAAGCCGGTGGCGTCAGCATGAGCGAACCCTTTATCATTGGGGAAACCATCAAGATCATTGAAGGTCCTTTCAACGATTTCAACGGGGTGATCGAAGAGGTACACGACGACAAGAAAAAACTAAAGGTCACCGTAAAGATCTTTGGCCGCTCTACTCCAGTGGAACTCAATTACATGCAAGTAGAGAAACTGAGCTAA
- the rplK gene encoding 50S ribosomal protein L11, which yields MAKEITGFVKLQCKGGQANPAPPIGPALGSKGINIMEFCKQFNARTQDKMGKVLPVLITVYADKSFEFIIKTPPAAVQLMEAAKLQKGSKEPNRNKVGKVTWTQVEAIAKDKMPDLNCFTVESAMRMVAGTARSMGLTVEGSAPWEN from the coding sequence ATGGCAAAAGAAATCACTGGCTTTGTCAAGCTGCAGTGTAAGGGTGGCCAGGCCAACCCTGCACCTCCCATCGGTCCGGCATTGGGTTCCAAGGGTATCAACATCATGGAATTCTGTAAGCAATTCAATGCCCGCACCCAGGACAAGATGGGTAAAGTACTTCCCGTATTAATTACTGTTTACGCCGACAAGAGTTTTGAGTTTATTATTAAAACTCCTCCCGCAGCCGTTCAACTGATGGAAGCGGCCAAATTGCAAAAAGGCTCCAAAGAACCCAACCGCAACAAAGTGGGCAAGGTGACATGGACCCAGGTAGAGGCAATTGCTAAAGACAAGATGCCCGACCTGAATTGTTTCACCGTGGAAAGCGCTATGCGTATGGTGGCTGGTACAGCCCGTAGCATGGGGTTGACCGTAGAGGGATCCGCTCCGTGGGAGAATTAA
- a CDS encoding 50S ribosomal protein L1 has translation MAFISKKRKTAESKVDSNKQYSLNEASSLVKQVNVAKFDASVDLHIRLGVDPKKADQAIRGTVTLPHGTGKTKRVLVLCTPEKEAEAKAAGADFVGLDEFVTKIEGGWVDVDVIVATPSVMPKIGKLGKVLGPRNLMPNPKTGTVTNDVAAAVNDVKGGKIAFKVDKAGIIHASIGRVSFAPEKIAENSQELLNAIIKAKPSSAKGTYLKGISMASSMSPGISIDTKGFVH, from the coding sequence ATGGCTTTCATCAGTAAAAAAAGAAAAACAGCTGAATCTAAAGTAGACAGCAACAAGCAATACAGTCTCAACGAGGCATCTTCCCTGGTTAAACAGGTGAACGTAGCAAAGTTCGATGCTTCCGTAGACCTTCATATCCGTCTGGGTGTAGATCCCAAGAAGGCCGATCAGGCCATTCGTGGTACGGTAACCCTTCCCCACGGAACAGGTAAAACAAAACGGGTTCTGGTACTTTGTACCCCCGAAAAAGAAGCCGAAGCAAAAGCCGCTGGTGCAGACTTTGTGGGACTGGACGAATTTGTCACCAAGATCGAAGGTGGCTGGGTAGATGTGGATGTGATCGTGGCTACGCCCTCCGTGATGCCGAAGATCGGTAAACTGGGTAAAGTACTCGGTCCCCGTAACCTGATGCCCAACCCCAAAACCGGAACAGTAACAAACGATGTTGCCGCCGCCGTCAATGACGTAAAAGGTGGTAAGATCGCCTTTAAAGTAGATAAGGCCGGTATCATTCACGCGTCCATTGGTCGTGTGAGCTTCGCGCCTGAAAAGATCGCCGAAAACAGCCAGGAATTGCTCAATGCCATCATCAAGGCAAAACCTTCCAGTGCAAAAGGTACCTACCTGAAAGGCATCAGCATGGCCAGTTCCATGAGCCCCGGCATTTCCATCGATACGAAAGGATTTGTTCACTAA